TACACATTTTATAGACATGGCCATGTAAGAGACACACATAGTTTTGAGTCTATTGTGAGTCCCTGAGTACCACACTCACAAATAACAACTACCAATTTGTATGACATGATGAAAACAAAAAtgttaagagaaaaaaaaacaactagGATTGACATTTCTCATCACTTGTCATGCTTCATCCATCAAAACCCCACTTCCAAACTTCTGCATTAAAGACTGAATAATGAAATACATACATGATCAACACCACTGTTATTCAAAAACATGTGTTCCTACTCTGTTTCCCCCTTTTCTTCTGTGTAATCTTTTTTTCTGCGAGCGTGTGTGTTCTTGTCGGGGGTTGGGAGGGGAGTGAGCAAGAGGAGTATATAGAAGGAAAAAAGATTCTCACTGAAATAGATTCATTGGAGAATGAACAATGACTAACCTCAAAAAAATGCTCTACGTTACTACATCTCGACATCCAAACAGACTCTGTGACATCCACAGAAGAATTACAGTATGACTGACTTTTATCTAAACCTAATCAATTGCTGCTGTTTTGAAAAGGGTACAGAACTACCCCATCAAACTAACCAACTAATTTACAACTGGGTTAACTCCTGCTGATTTTCCCTAGATTGTCTCAGTATTAACTCAGCTCTCCTCTTCTTGTCATCTCTGTCTTCATCCCGCCGGAACAAGGAAGCGTTTCTCGAACCCTTTTTCCAAAGCCTTAGATCCAAAGAATCGCCTAAGGCCTTCTTTCCAGGTCTAAACTCTAAACAGACAGCAGGCCTCTTGTCCGGAAGTGTTTTCTCTGTACCATCTACTGTTTCAGAAAGCCCATCCTTCATTGCCTGAATTGCTGGGGAGAACGTTTCCAGCAAAGAAACGTGGTTTTTATCATCTACCTCACTAGAAAGTTTAGATGGAAGAGCCACTGGGTCCACGTCTTTCTCACCAGCTTGAAAAGGTTTTGCAAGAAATGGGTTTTCACTTTTACTAGCACTTGAAGTGATACCAACATCATCTGGCTGCCTAGAAGTTGATGCCACTGCTGAACCATTGCACACCAATCGCTGTTGTAAATTTAATAAAGATCTTTCTGCCTTCCTTCGCTGTCTTGCTAATTCAATTTTATCAGCTCGAGGATCTGATGCCC
The nucleotide sequence above comes from Solanum pennellii chromosome 9, SPENNV200. Encoded proteins:
- the LOC107029372 gene encoding transcription initiation factor TFIID subunit 8; protein product: MIVGGNAEDKREKESTVDNTREERVGTDDFGRAVSRTAVAQICESIGFEIFNESALESLADIAIKYILDLGKTANSKANIAGRTQCNVFDIIQGLEDMCASTGFLRASEVNRCGLSSGIVSEMVEYVESAEEIPFSQPLPHFPVVKQPNLIPSFLQIGETPPFKHIPPWLPAFPDPHTYVRTPTWNERASDPRADKIELARQRRKAERSLLNLQQRLVCNGSAVASTSRQPDDVGITSSASKSENPFLAKPFQAGEKDVDPVALPSKLSSEVDDKNHVSLLETFSPAIQAMKDGLSETVDGTEKTLPDKRPAVCLEFRPGKKALGDSLDLRLWKKGSRNASLFRRDEDRDDKKRRAELILRQSRENQQELTQL